The Anopheles coluzzii chromosome 2, AcolN3, whole genome shotgun sequence genome window below encodes:
- the LOC120949767 gene encoding endoribonuclease ZC3H12A isoform X2, giving the protein MLIATNFNQKQFIDSLCTNEAEDSSYDSDCDGEDVSHEQVSRTTSDTLGQEFAEYISVGVGGHQHQQQHHGKDVSPTAVAAPISTAGPEHSPGYQQRVEFALKLGYTEKLVQAALQRLGPNPAQNELLAELIKLGSQPGAKGGNEFTIDCHGHGDAGGLGLAPELATAASGAAGVGPSSLVNEESLRPIVIDGSNVAMSHGNKEVFSCRGIRLCVDWFKNRGHKDITVFVPKWRKESSRPDNPVKDGEILSELEKERMLVFTPSRLVGGKRMVCYDDRYILKLAADNDGIVVSNDNYRDLVQESSEFKKVVEERVLMYSFVNDRFMPPDDPLGRSGPTLDNFLRVQPRKGDPPPPCPYGKKCTYGNKCKFYHPERGSLPHKSVTERLSEYAARHLQARSGHDPSSSGSGPGGRSAVQGKSLSVPLSNSSNETSPINDKRKALCRTRSNVPSESANNPYGGGMAHGSVLHADLLSLPHPVPHPAVRQQQQPPPPPPQQLPFHAPPVPVASNRAPHPWDLSPQQQQQQQQQQQLHQHASMVDVQQIFPKSHSIENISKEPAPPLYGLHHHAGCYGAQPLWPRQQPPSQQPSQPVLPGGTGGGGAGGGGGAGGPPVVQPSLDQNDPSALVDSVNLHRKLQRQLTLNPAGCDPRIYQMQRLQQQSSQQQSQTAPAQQQQQLSPHRPLAPSLSGGNRPSPPTQWELHQHVTRIASAPDSTRPWGHNGPPPASSSEPHINLGWSPSPGQGGPTPAHQQQQQQQQQQHHQQQQQDRRRLHYHLASIFPEDQVQTVMQMYPDETNPQTICAAILAMYQKM; this is encoded by the exons CAATTCATTGACTCGCTGTGCACGAACGAGGCCGAAGACTCCAGCTATGACAGTGATTGCGATGGGGAGGATGTATCCCACGAGCAGGTGTCACGAACGACGAGCGATACGCTGGGCCAAGAGTTTGCCGAGTACATAAGCGTCGGCGTGGGCGGccatcagcaccagcagcagcaccatggcAAGGACGTCTCGCCGACAGCAGTGGCGGCGCCCATCTCCACCGCCGGACCGGAGCACTCGCCGGGCTACCAGCAGCGCGTTGAGTTTGCGCTCAAGCTCGGCTACACCGAAAAGCTGGTGCAGGCGGCCCTACAGCGGCTCGGTCCCAATCCGGCCCAGAACGAGCTGCTGGCGGAGCTGATCAAGCTGGGCTCGCAGCCCGGCGCCAAGGGTGGAAACGAGTTTACGATCGACTGTCACGGCCACGGCGATGCGGGCGGGCTCGGACTGGCGCCAGAGCTGGCAACCGCTGCGTCCGGGGCGGCCGGCGTCGGACCGTCGTCGCTGGTGAACGAAGAATCTCTGCGCCCGATCGTGATAGACGGCAGCAATGTGGCGATGAGCCACGGCAACAAGGAGGTGTTTTCCTGCCGCGGAATTCGGCTGTGCGTGGATTGGTTCAAGAATCGGGGCCACAAAGACATTACCGTGTTTGTGCCCAAGTGGCGCAAGGAAAGCTCGCGCCCGGACAACCCCGTCAAGGATGGCGAGATACTGAGCGAGCTGGAAAAGGAGCGCATGCTGGTATTTACGCCCTCCCGGCTAGTGGGCGGCAAGCGAATGGTGTGCTACGACGATCGATACATTTTGAAG CTGGCGGCCGATAACGATGGCATTGTCGTCTCGAACGACAACTATCGCGACCTGGTGCAGGAGAGCTCCGAGTTTAAGAAGGTCGTGGAAGAGCGGGTACTGATGTATTCGTTCGTGAACGACCGCTTCATGCCGCCAGACGATCCGCTCGGCCGCTCCGGGCCGACGCTGGACAACTTTCTGCGCGTGCAGCCGCGCAAAGGCGATCCGCCGCCGCCCTGTCCGTACGGCAAGAAGTGCACCTATGGGAATAAGTGCAAGTTCTACCATCCGGAGCGGGGCAGCCTGCCGCACAAATCCGTCACCGAGCGGCTGTCCGAGTATGCGGCGCGCCATCTTCAGGCGCGCAGTGGCCACGACCCGTCGAGCAGTGGGAGCGGGCCCGGTGGCCGCAGCGCAGTGCAAGGAAAATCGCTCAGCGTGCCGCTGAGCAATAGCAGCAACGAGACTAGTCCAATCAATGATAAACGGAAAGCATTAT GTCGCACAAGATCAAATGTACCTTCGGAAAGCGCCAACAACCCGTACGGTGGCGGCATGGCGCACGGCTCAGTGCTGCATGCGGATCTGCTGTCACTTCCCCATCCCGTGCCGCATCCGGCCGTacgtcagcagcaacagccgccGCCCCCGCCACCGCAACAGTTGCCTTTCCACGCTCCGCCAGTGCCAGTGGCCAGTAATCGAGCCCCCCATCCGTGGGATCTTTcaccacagcaacaacagcagcaacagcagcagcagcaacttcaTCAACATGCCAGTATGGTGGACGTGCAGCAGATATTCCCCAAATCTCATAGTATAGAAAATATATCTAAGGAACCGGCGCCGCCACTGTACGGTCTCCATCACCATGCCGGTTGCTATGGTGCCCAGCCGCTTTGGCCCCGGCAGCAGCCTCCGTCCCAGCAACCATCCCAGCCCGTACTGCCCGGTGGTACAGGCGGAGGaggcgctggtggtggtggtggagcaggCGGGCCTCCGGTGGTGCAGCCTTCATTGGACCAGAACGATCCAAGCGCGCTGGTAGATAGTGTGAACCTGCACCGCAAGCTGCAACGTCAACTCACCCTTAACCCTGCTGGATGTGATCCTCGAATATATCAAATGCAAAGGCTGCAGCAGCAATCTTCCCAGCAACAGTCCCAAACTGCTCccgctcagcagcagcagcagctgtcaCCCCATCGGCCGTTGGCACCTTCCCTTAGTGGAGGCAACCGTCCTTCTCCTCCTACCCAGTGGGAACTACATCAG CACGTAACACGCATTGCTTCGGCTCCCGATTCCACCCGACCCTGGGGTCACAATGGGCCACCGCCGGCTTCATCCTCCGAACCGCATATCAACCTCGGCTGGTCGCCAAGCCCCGGTCAAGGTGGTCCAACGCCGgcacaccaacagcagcagcagcagcagcagcagcaacatcaccagcagcagcagcaggaccgACGTCGGTTGCACTACCATCTGGCCAGTATCTTCCCGGAAGATCAAGTGCAAACCGTCATGCAGATGTACCCGGACGAGACGAATCCCCAGACAATATGTGCCGCCATCTTGGCCATGTATCAAAAGATGTAA